The window TCCCAGGGAGCCAAGGGCGCGGGTGTCGAGACCAAGACGGTCGGCGTCGACCCGCGCAAGAAGGACGTGGTCGAGCACAAGGCCAACAACGCCAGTACGCCCGAGCGGACGGCCCTGGGCAAGCAGACCTATCTGGTCGACGGCAACACCGGCGAAGGCAGCTTCAAGGAACAGGAGACGGGGCAGATCGTGCCCAGCTTCGACCGCTCCGAAGGCTTTCACGAAGAGCCGCGCCAGGAGCCCGCCCAGGACAGCGCCGAAGGCAAGTTCCGCGAGGCCGAGCTGCGCCAGGTCGAGGCGGATGCGGCAACCATCGGCATTCCCCAGCTACGCGCCAAGAAGAACGTCGAGATCAAGGGCGTGGGCCGGAAGTTTTCCGGCATCTACTACTGCCACTCGGTGCGCCACAGCATCAGCGGCGCTGGCTATCTCTGCGAACTCAAACTCAAGAAGAACGCCCTCGGCAAGGGCGCGGGCGACAAGTCCGCCGAGTCCCAGGGCAAACCCAACGACAGGGAGGCCCCGCCCACGCCGCAAAACGAGCCGCCAGCCATGGTGACCATCGACGCGGATTCCGGCGCGGTCACACAAGGAGGCGGCAATGGGTGATCTCAGCAAGAATTTCAACCGTTCGGAATTCGTCTGCAAGGGCAAGAACTGCTGCGGCCATTCGGCTGCGGTCCATCCCGACCTGGTCGACGCCCTGCAGGCCTTGCGCGACCGCATCGGCAAACCGCTGTCCATCACCAGCGGCTTCCGCTGCAACCGGCACAACCAGGCGGTGGGCGGCGCGGAGCAGAGTTTCCACACGCTGGGCATGGCGGCCGACGTGAGCTGTCCCGCTGGCGTTTCGCCTGACGCACTGGCGGTCATCGCCGAGGAGATCCCTCTCTTCCGCGAGGGCGGCATCGGGGTCTACGCCTCCTGGGTCCATCTCGACGTGCGCCAGTCGGGCAAGGCGAGGTGGCGGTCATGAGCGCCCAAACCAAGACCCTGTTTTCCGGCACCGCGCTGGGTCTCTCCGGACCGCTTCGGGTGGAGATCCTGCCCAATGGAATGACCGCGAGGCTGACCCAGCCGTTCCGTGTCCGCACCGGCGCTGGCCGCATCATCGAAGTGCCCGCCGGGTTCGAGACCGACTTCGCCTCGGTGCCGCGCCTGTTCTGGCGCGTGGTGCCGCCCTGGGGACGATATTCCCCGGCGGCCGTCGTTCACGACTATCTCTACCACACCGGCAAGGTTTCGCGGCTTGCGGCCGACCGCGTCTTTCTCGAACTGATGGCGGCCCTGGGCGTGCCTCTGTGGAAACGCCAGGTCATGTATTGGGCGGTTCGCCTCGGCGGATGGCTGGCCTGGGACGCCAGTCGAAAACGGGAGGCGGAGCATGCTTGAAACCCGCGACCGTCAATCCGAGGAGCGCTACCGCAACCGCTGGTACGGCAAGTACCGGGCCTTCGTGCGCGACAACAACGACCCCGAACGCCTCGGCCGGGTCCGCCTGGAAATCCCCGCCGTGCTCGGCAGCGGGCGGGAGAACTGGTCCGAATGGGCCGCGCCCTGTTTCCCCTACGGCGGCAACGACGACACCGGCATGTTCCTGGTCCCCGAGGAAGGGGCCTCGGTCTGGGCCGAGTTCGAGGGCGGCGTCGTCCAGTATCCGATCTGGACCGGGGTCTGGCTGGCCAGGAGCAATCCCGGCGAACAGCCCGAGGAATCCAAGCGCACCTGCGCGAATGCCTTCTGCCATGACTGCGAGGACAAGGTCGAGCATCAGGCCAACCGGCACGAC is drawn from Desulfatitalea tepidiphila and contains these coding sequences:
- a CDS encoding YcbK family protein, which gives rise to MGDLSKNFNRSEFVCKGKNCCGHSAAVHPDLVDALQALRDRIGKPLSITSGFRCNRHNQAVGGAEQSFHTLGMAADVSCPAGVSPDALAVIAEEIPLFREGGIGVYASWVHLDVRQSGKARWRS
- a CDS encoding DUF1353 domain-containing protein, producing the protein MSAQTKTLFSGTALGLSGPLRVEILPNGMTARLTQPFRVRTGAGRIIEVPAGFETDFASVPRLFWRVVPPWGRYSPAAVVHDYLYHTGKVSRLAADRVFLELMAALGVPLWKRQVMYWAVRLGGWLAWDASRKREAEHA